A part of Populus alba chromosome 8, ASM523922v2, whole genome shotgun sequence genomic DNA contains:
- the LOC118060318 gene encoding vacuolar protein sorting-associated protein 24 homolog 1 isoform X1 → MDKFKSMLKPRPNPQQQLRDWQRKLRQECRNIERQIRDVQREEKSVHKAIKEAAKRNDMGSAKALAKEIVMSRKAVNRLYENKAQLNSISMHLGESVAIARTVGHLSKSAEVMKLVNNLMKAPEMAATMQEFSREMTKAGVIEEMVTDAVDSALDSEDIEEEIEEEVDKVLTEIAGETAAQLPEAVRKERVRVPAQEASTSHEEEAIAEGVDDEEELEELRARLAKVRS, encoded by the exons ATGGATAAATTCAAGAGCATGTTAAAACCGAGACCAAACCCACAACAGCAATTGAGGGATTGGCAGAGAAAGCTACGTCAAGAGTGCCGTAACATTGAGCGGCAAATAAGAG aTGTgcagagagaggagaaaagtGTACATAAGGCAATTAAGGAGGCTGCCAAGAGAAATGACATGGGCTCAGCTAAG GCACTTGCAAAGGAGATTGTGATGTCGAGAAAAGCTGTGAACCGTCTTTATGAAAATAAGGCCCAACTGAATTCAATATCAATGCACCTTGGAGAAAGTGTTG CAATTGCCCGTACTGTGGGTCATTTATCTAAAAGTGCTGAAGTCATGAAACTTGTCAATAACCTTATGAAAGCTCCAGAAATGGCTGCCACAATGCAAGAATTCAGCAGGGAAATGACAAAG GCTGGGGTTATTGAAGAAATGGTAACTGATGCTGTTGATTCAGCACTGGATTCTGAAGACATCGAAGaggaaattgaagaagaagttgataaGGTCCTAACAGAAATAGCTGGCGAGACAGCCGCTCAGCTTCCTGAAGCTGTCAGAAAGGAAAGAGTAAGGGTACCTGCCCAAGAAGCAAGCACCTCACATGAA GAAGAAGCTATTGCAGAGGGTGTAGATGACGAGGAAGAACTGGAAGAGCTAAGGGCTCGGCTAGCCAAAGTCAGATCTTAG
- the LOC118052362 gene encoding uncharacterized protein has product MHGFSIVDGFAEITESLAEMINYVANEPSVGLFYVQQHTRNAVPNVIRLKNNVVEKSRETNLHTEDLEDSITVVKSMKECGFPVADEMIRDIRTSLAILSAKQPRRGLINSPASGFQMGRTSSWGPGTWGRNGDDAKKDGKRTSNYFSTVFKSAKERASNFKWPPRDSKESTTNQAKKPLSYPNPSQLVGISSSSLPAAELDELPWSSLTADEQELDKEKDQDGVNSPPYNILLVTENHNDFQADKEAKLEEWLGRTADDQDKVQWSK; this is encoded by the coding sequence ATGCATGGCTTCTCCATTGTTGATGGCTTTGCGGAGATAACTGAAAGCTTGGCCGAGATGATCAACTATGTGGCGAACGAACCCTCGGTAGGGCTTTTCTATGTTCAGCAGCATACTCGGAATGCAGTTCCGAATGTCATTAGGCTCAAGAATAATGTCGTGGAGAAGTCACGTGAAACAAATTTGCACACTGAAGACTTGGAGGATTCTATCACCGTGGTGAAGTCAATGAAAGAATGCGGTTTCCCTGTTGCTGATGAGATGATTAGAGACATCAGGACATCTTTAGCAATATTGTCAGCTAAACAACCAAGAAGAGGATTGATCAATAGCCCAGCTTCAGGTTTCCAGATGGGAAGAACCAGCTCTTGGGGACCAGGCACTTGGGGTCGTAATGGAGATGATGCCAAGAAGGATGGCAAAAGAACGAGCAATTACTTCTCAACTGTATTTAAATCTGCCAAAGAAAGGGCAAGCAATTTCAAGTGGCCACCACGGGATTCAAAAGAATCAACCACAAACCAGGCAAAAAAACCGTTGTCTTATCCCAATCCATCACAATTGGTCGGTATCTCTAGTTCATCTTTGCCTGCTGCAGAACTTGATGAACTGCCCTGGTCCAGTCTAACTGCTGACGAGCAAGAATTAGATAAAGAAAAGGATCAGGATGGTGTAAATTCACCACCTTATAATATATTGTTGGTAACAGAAAACCACAATGACTTCCAGGCTGATAAGGAAGCCAAGCTAGAGGAGTGGTTGGGAAGGACTGCTGACGACCAAGATAAAGTGCAATGGAGCAAATGA
- the LOC118052402 gene encoding putative ribonuclease H protein At1g65750: MSARPVDDILTIVESPLVINLYSEIDHHLGTSTTASSACRFVSWVLPPRDWWKLNVDSSVFGASGDAGVEGLIRDHAGKWIMSFSVMAAELGALQSDLEQALSIGCAHLEVESDSLETTQFISSSPAGYHPRSHLISDARLLLSGIPQFRVLHTLHEGNRCADFLYSKLALDQTWASPLADLGGCSSS, encoded by the exons ATGTCAGCAAGACCAGTTGATGATATTCTGACGATAGTTGAGTCTCCTCTGGTGATAAACTTGTACAGTGAGATCGATCATCATTTG GGTACAAGCACTACAGCTTCATCTGCTTGCCGTTTTGTTTCTTGGGTTCTTCCTCCTCGTGATTGGTGGAAGCTTAATGTGGATAGCAGTGTTTTTGGGGCTTCGGGCGATGCTGGTGTTGAAGGGTTAATTCGTGACCATGCTGGCAAATGGATTATGAGTTTCTCGGTCATGGCTGCTGAACTTGGAGCTCTGCAAAGTGATTTAGAGCAGGCGCTCTCCATAGGATGTGCTCATTTGGAGGTGGAGTCAGATAGTCTGGAAACCACGCAGTTTATTTCTTCGTCTCCAGCTGGTTACCACCCTCGCTCTCACCTGATTAGTGATGCGAGGCTGCTTCTCTCCGGCATTCCTCAATTCAGGGTCTTGCATACGCTACATGAGGGTAATCGGTGTGCTGATTTCCTTTATAGCAAGCTTGCTTTGGATCAAACTTGGGCTTCTCCCCTTGCCGATCTTGGTGGATGCTCTTCAAGCTGA
- the LOC118060318 gene encoding vacuolar protein sorting-associated protein 24 homolog 1 isoform X2: MSRKAVNRLYENKAQLNSISMHLGESVAIARTVGHLSKSAEVMKLVNNLMKAPEMAATMQEFSREMTKAGVIEEMVTDAVDSALDSEDIEEEIEEEVDKVLTEIAGETAAQLPEAVRKERVRVPAQEASTSHEEEAIAEGVDDEEELEELRARLAKVRS, encoded by the exons ATGTCGAGAAAAGCTGTGAACCGTCTTTATGAAAATAAGGCCCAACTGAATTCAATATCAATGCACCTTGGAGAAAGTGTTG CAATTGCCCGTACTGTGGGTCATTTATCTAAAAGTGCTGAAGTCATGAAACTTGTCAATAACCTTATGAAAGCTCCAGAAATGGCTGCCACAATGCAAGAATTCAGCAGGGAAATGACAAAG GCTGGGGTTATTGAAGAAATGGTAACTGATGCTGTTGATTCAGCACTGGATTCTGAAGACATCGAAGaggaaattgaagaagaagttgataaGGTCCTAACAGAAATAGCTGGCGAGACAGCCGCTCAGCTTCCTGAAGCTGTCAGAAAGGAAAGAGTAAGGGTACCTGCCCAAGAAGCAAGCACCTCACATGAA GAAGAAGCTATTGCAGAGGGTGTAGATGACGAGGAAGAACTGGAAGAGCTAAGGGCTCGGCTAGCCAAAGTCAGATCTTAG
- the LOC118060316 gene encoding probable arabinosyltransferase ARAD1 yields MYGKAIVSLAFIILLLISFSLFIGTVDIRSYFFASPDGAHNLPCTPTHTQSSPSVPLKVYMYDLPRRFNIGMMQWKKGGGDDTPVRTVEELPRWPVNVGVRKQHSVEYWLMASLLGSGGEGEEREAVRVLDPEIAEAYFVPFFSSLSFNTHGRNMTDPETEKDRQLQVDLIDFLQRSKYWQRSGGRDHVIPMTHPNAFRFLRQLVNASILIVADFGRYPKSMSTLSKDVVSPYVHNVDSFKDDDLLDPFESRKTLLFFRGNTVRKDKGKVRAKLEKILAGYDDVRYERSSPTAEAIQASTQGMRSSKFCLHPAGDTPSSCRLFDAIVSHCVPVIVSDLIELPYEDEIDYSQFSIFFSINEAIQPDYLVNQLRKFPKDRWIKMWRQLKKISHHFEFQYPPMKEDAVNMLWRQVKHKLPGAQLAVHRNHRLKVPDWWQRRR; encoded by the exons ATGTATGGAAAGGCAATTGTCTCACTAGCATTCATAATCCTTCTCTTAATCTCTTTCTCCCTCTTCATCGGCACTGTTGATATCAGATCATACTTTTTTGCATCACCAGATGGAGCCCACAACTTACCCTGTACGCCCACCCACACGCAATCCTCTCCTTCTGTTCCTCTCAAAGTGTACATGTATGATCTTCCACGTCGATTCAACATCGGAATGATGCAGTGGAAGAAGGGGGGTGGAGATGACACGCCGGTGAGGACAGTGGAGGAGTTGCCGCGGTGGCCGGTGAATGTGGGGGTGAGGAAGCAACACAGTGTGGAGTATTGGTTAATGGCTTCGCTTTTGGGAAGTGgtggagagggagaggagagggAGGCTGTTAGGGTTTTGGATCCTGAGATTGCGGAAGCGTATTTTGTGCCGTTTTTTAGTTCGTTGAGTTTTAATACTCATGGACGTAACATGACTGATCCTGAAACAGAAAAGGATCGGCAATTGCAG GTTGATTTAATAGACTTTTTGCAAAGGTCGAAGTACTGGCAGAGGTCTGGAGGCAGAGACCATGTGATTCCAATGACACATCCAAATGCTTTTAGATTTCTCCGACAACTGGTGAATGCGTCCATTCTTATTGTTGCAGATTTTGGCCGCTACCCTAAATCCATGTCAACTCTAAGTAAAGATGTTGTGTCACCGTATGTACACAATGTGGATTCCTTTAAAGATGATGACCTATTGGACCCATTTGAGTCTCGAAAGACACTTCTTTTCTTCAGGGGGAATACAGTCAGGAAAGAT AAAGGAAAAGTTCGTGCCAAACTTGAAAAGATATTGGCTGGTTATGATGATGTTCGGTATGAACGAAGCTCGCCTACAGCTGAAGCAATACAAGCG TCAACTCAAGGGATGCGGTCATCGAAGTTCTGCCTGCATCCTGCAGGAGACACTCCTTCCTCTTGCCGGCTTTTTGATGCTATTGTTAGCCACTGTGTTCCGGTCATTGTGAGCGATCTAATTGAGCTCccttatgaagatgaaattgacTACAGCCAATTCTCAATTTTCTTCTCTATAAACGAGGCTATTCAGCCAGATTACTTGGTTAATCAGCTCCGGAAATTTCCAAAGGACAGGTGGATTAAAATGTGGAGGCAGCTCAAGAAGATCTCTCATCACTTTGAATTCCAATACCCCCCAATGAAGGAAGATGCAGTCAACATGCTATGGAGGCAGGTTAAGCACAAGCTTCCAGGAGCCCAACTTGCTGTCCATAGAAATCACAGATTGAAAGTCCCAGACTGGTGGCAGCGGAGAAGATGA
- the LOC118052364 gene encoding serine carboxypeptidase-like, with translation MENLNFMSVFLLSLIAISHASLSDNAYLSLGKSNFPSVQAEKLIRELNLFPNSEVNVIDGGDDGVSVINQAGYNKRIVERKFRFPNVVGDEEESFTVDDLGNHAGYYKIENSHDARMFYFFFESRTSKKDPVVIWLTGGPGCSSELAMFYENGPYTIANNLSLVRNNYGWDKVSNLLYVDQPTGTGYSYSTDRRDIRHNEEGVSNDLYDFLQAFFKEHPELAKNDFYITGESYAGHYIPAFAARVHRGNKAKEGIHINLKGFAIGNGLTDPAIQYKAYTDYALDMGIIKQAEHDRISKIVPVCEMAIKLCGTDGTVSCMASYLVCNTIFNSIISVAGNINYYDIRKNCEGSLCYDFSNMEKFLGQKSVKEALGVGDIDFVSCSPTVYQAMLMDWMRNLEVGIPALLEDGIKLLVYAGEYDLICNWLGNSRWVHAMEWRGQKEFVASPEVPFEVSGSEAGVLKSYGPLAFLKVHDAGHMVPMDQPEASLEMLKRWTRGTLSEATEEPQQLVAEI, from the exons ATGGAGAACCTTAATTTCATGTCTGTCTTTCTCCTCTCACTTATCGCGATATCTCACGCGAGTTTATCAGACAATGCTTATCTCAGTCTCGGGAAGTCAAATTTCCCGTCTGTGCAAGCAGAGAAGCTGATAAGGGAGCTGAATTTGTTTCCAAATTCAGAAGTCAACGTAATCGACGGTGGTGATGATGGTGTAAGTGTTATTAACCAAGCAGGGTATAATAAGAGGATTGTAGAGAGGAAATTTAGGTTTCCTAATGTAGTTGGTGATGAGGAAGAAAGCTTTACTGTTGATGATCTGGGAAATCATGCTGGTTATTACAAGATTGAGAATTCTCATGATGCTAg GatgttttactttttctttgaaTCAAGGACCAGCAAGAAGGATCCTGTGGTCATTTGGTTGACTGGAGGACCAGGGTGTAGTAGTGAATTGGCTATGTTTTATGAAAATGGTCCATATACTATTGCAAATAACTTGTCGCTTGTGCGAAATAATTACGGATGGGACAAG GTGTCAAACCTTCTATATGTTGACCAACCTACTGGGACTGGATACAGTTATAGTACTGATAGGCGTGACATCCGTCACAATGAAGAGGGAGTTAGTAATGATCTATATGACTTCTTACAG GCCTTCTTCAAGGAGCATCCTGAATTGGCAAAGAATGACTTCTACATAACTGGAGAATCATATGCTGGCCACTATATTCCTGCTTTTGCAGCCCGAGTCCACAGAGGAAACAAAGCTAAAGAAGGAATTCATATAAACCTCAAG GGATTTGCCATTGGTAATGGGCTCACTGATCCTGCAATCCAGTATAAAGCATACACAGATTATGCGTTGGATATGGGAATAATTAAACAAGCTGAGCATGATCGCATCAGCAAGATAGTTCCAGTGTGTGAAATGGCAATAAAGCTTTGTG GCACTGATGGTACAGTCTCTTGCATGGCCTCCTATTTAGTTTGCAACACCATATTCAACAGCATTATATCAGTTGCTGGTAATATAAAT TATTATGACATTAGAAAGAATTGCGAGGGGAGCCTCTGCTATGACTTCTCAAATATGGAGAAATTTCTGGGCCAGAAATCTGTTAAGGAGGCACTTGGTGTTGGGGATATAGACTTTGTTTCCTGTAGCCCTACAGTCTACCAGGCGATGCTGATGGACTGGATGAGAAATCTTGAAGTGGGCATTCCTGCTCTCCTTGAGGATGGAATCAAGTTGCTTGTGTATGCTGGAGAATATGATCTCATCTGCAACTGGCTTG GTAATTCAAGATGGGTTCATGCCATGGAATGGCGTGGTCAGAAGGAGTTTGTGGCATCTCCTGAAGTTCCTTTCGAAGTTAGTGGTTCTGAGGCTGGAGTACTGAAAAGTTATGGGCCTCTCGCATTCCTTAAG GTCCATGATGCCGGGCACATGGTTCCCATGGACCAGCCCGAGGCTTCATTAGAGATGCTGAAGAGGTGGACTCGGGGCACATTGTCAGAAGCCACAGAGGAACCTCAACAATTGGTTGCTGAGATTTGA
- the LOC118052363 gene encoding uncharacterized protein: MASALAFSTNRFLNSRALLFPSVSSNPLVISKISTVSHLSTKDAGHHMKLKHPSRASAEGIPSELMDEDSKFVPLNAEDSAYGPPALLLLGFEVEEAVKIRELLKELDGEFLKVIFCTEYMIPRSLWEAMNTSQTNLETVKIAKSLPRICFLSGLSGEEMMMFIDAFPETGLEPAVFAALVPNSADKPLEELIEEIMGDHEMLAANQPGSTEAKSDST, encoded by the exons ATGGCTTCTGCTCTTGCATTCTCAACCAACCGGTTTTTAAATTCTCGTGCCCTTCTGTTTCCTTCAGTTTCATCAAACCCTCTTGTAATCTCAAAGATATCAACAGTTTCTCATTTATCAACAAAAGATGCAGGCCATCACATGAAGCTCAAGCACCCCTCACGAGCATCTGCTGAGG GAATTCCTAGTGAATTAATGGATGAAGATTCAAAGTTTGTTCCCTTAAACGCGGAGGATTCTGCATATGGTCCACCT GCCTTGTTGTTGTTGGGGTTTGAAGTAGAGGAAGCAGTGAAG ATAAGAGAGCTTCTGAAAGAGTTGGATGGTGAATTCTTAAAG GTTATTTTTTGTACCGAATACATGATTCCTCGGTCGCTATGGGAAGCAATGAATACAAGTCAAACAAATTTGGAAACTGTGAAG ATTGCAAAGTCACTGCCACGGATCTGCTTCTTGTCTGGCCTTAGCGGGGAGGAGATGATGATGTTCATTGATGCTTTTCCAGAAACAG GACTAGAACCAGCTGTGTTTGCAGCTCTTGTTCCAAACAGTGCTGACAAACCACTCGAGGAATTAATAGAAGAAATTATGGGGGACCATGAAATGCTG GCTGCAAATCAACCTGGCTCAACAGAGGCAAAATCAGATTCTACCTGA
- the LOC118060315 gene encoding uncharacterized protein → MEVDSVSSHSNEKRSSEHSTSTNGEHMNTEKEKSTSVFVNHAAIAWHESRRKWTGNQSCQPQRTTKDPIISWSTTYEDLLSTQEPFSEPIPLSEMVDFLVDIWHDEGLFD, encoded by the exons ATGGAGGTAGATTCTGTAAGCTCCCACTCCAATGAGAAGCGATCATCAGAGCATTCCACATCCACTAATGGAGAACATATGAACACAGAAAAAGAGAAGAGTACATCTGTATTTGTTAATCATG CTGCAATTGCTTGGCACGAGAGCAGAAGAAAGTGGACAGGAAATCAATCTTGTCAGCCACAAAGAACGACCAAGGACCCAATTATAAG CTGGTCAACAACCTATGAAGATTTGCTTTCTACTCAGGAGCCCTTCTCTGAGCCAATTCCTTTATCT GAGATGGTAGattttttagttgatatttGGCACGATGAAGGCCTCTTTGATTAA